From Solidesulfovibrio carbinoliphilus subsp. oakridgensis, the proteins below share one genomic window:
- a CDS encoding isocitrate lyase/PEP mutase family protein, whose product MRPLRKTTRFRQLVNAPEILLLPVAHDALSALVIAEAGFSALAVAGYGSSGSTLGLPDIGLMTATEMLTHYGHIVDRVDLPVMVDIDTGFGDVNNVIRTVRQVERLGAAALFLEDQTFPKRCGHMAGKSVVPVEDYLPKLKAALWAREDPDFTIMARTDAAAVYGIDEAIRRARLYAEAGADMVFVEAVTCARDMRRVNAEVPVPTMANMIEGGQSPFLPAAELQELGYAVVAYPCASVFTAVRALRGWAGCLKATGTSAGFAGPDTMIDFEEYYRFIGAPGIREREKLFFPLQEEKAKK is encoded by the coding sequence ATGCGCCCTCTACGTAAGACGACGCGCTTTCGCCAACTCGTCAACGCCCCGGAAATCCTCCTGCTGCCCGTGGCCCACGACGCCCTGTCCGCCCTGGTCATTGCCGAGGCCGGGTTTTCCGCCCTGGCCGTGGCCGGCTACGGGTCGTCGGGCAGCACGCTCGGCCTGCCGGACATCGGCCTTATGACGGCCACCGAAATGCTCACCCACTACGGCCACATCGTCGACCGGGTCGACCTGCCGGTCATGGTCGACATCGACACCGGCTTTGGCGACGTGAATAACGTCATCCGCACCGTGCGACAGGTGGAGCGTCTCGGCGCGGCGGCCCTGTTCCTCGAAGACCAGACCTTTCCCAAACGCTGCGGCCACATGGCCGGCAAATCGGTCGTGCCGGTCGAGGACTACCTGCCGAAGCTCAAAGCCGCCCTCTGGGCCAGGGAAGACCCCGATTTCACCATCATGGCCCGCACCGACGCGGCCGCCGTCTACGGCATCGACGAGGCCATCCGTCGGGCCAGGCTCTACGCCGAAGCCGGGGCGGACATGGTCTTTGTCGAGGCCGTCACCTGCGCCCGCGATATGCGCCGGGTCAACGCCGAGGTTCCCGTCCCCACCATGGCCAACATGATCGAGGGCGGCCAATCGCCCTTTCTGCCGGCCGCCGAGCTCCAGGAACTCGGCTATGCCGTGGTCGCCTACCCCTGCGCCTCGGTCTTCACCGCCGTCCGGGCCTTGCGCGGCTGGGCCGGCTGCCTTAAAGCCACAGGCACCAGCGCCGGTTTCGCCGGGCCGGACACCATGATCGATTTCGAGGAATACTACCGCTTCATCGGCGCGCCCGGGATACGGGAGCGGGAGAAGTTGTTTTTCCCGCTGCAGGAAGAAAAGGCGAAGAAGTGA
- the galE gene encoding UDP-glucose 4-epimerase GalE, which produces MATNILVTGGAGYIGSHTCKALKAAGFTPVTYDNMVYGHDWAVKWGPLVRGDILSRGSLDEVFAEYKPAAVLHFAAFAYVGESVTDPEKYYRNNVAGSLSLLSAMRKSGCKHIVFSSTCATYGAPERVPLTEDHPTRPMSPYGTTKLMIEQMLKDFEAAYGIGYTALRYFNAAGADPEGLIGEDHDPETHLIPLVIAAGLGRRPQVEIFGTDYPTPDGTAVRDYIHVTDLAEAHILAVQKLLDGGPSATYNLGTGTGNSVREVIRAVEKVSGQPVPVVEGPRRAGDSPGLYADSGAIIRELGWKPRYMDLDAIVETAWRWHQSHVPGKMVCNIRTPG; this is translated from the coding sequence ATGGCAACGAACATCCTCGTGACCGGCGGCGCGGGCTACATCGGCTCCCATACCTGTAAGGCCCTGAAGGCGGCCGGGTTCACCCCCGTCACCTACGACAACATGGTCTACGGCCACGACTGGGCCGTCAAATGGGGTCCGCTCGTGCGCGGCGACATCCTGAGCCGGGGCTCCCTCGACGAGGTCTTCGCGGAATACAAGCCCGCGGCCGTGCTCCACTTCGCGGCCTTCGCCTACGTCGGCGAGTCCGTCACCGATCCGGAGAAGTACTACCGCAACAACGTGGCCGGCTCCCTCTCGCTTCTCTCGGCCATGCGCAAAAGCGGCTGCAAGCACATCGTCTTTTCGAGCACCTGCGCCACCTACGGCGCGCCCGAGCGCGTCCCCCTGACCGAGGACCACCCGACCCGGCCCATGAGCCCCTACGGCACGACCAAGCTCATGATCGAGCAGATGCTCAAGGACTTCGAGGCCGCCTACGGCATCGGCTACACGGCCCTTCGCTACTTCAACGCCGCCGGAGCCGATCCCGAAGGCCTCATCGGCGAGGACCACGACCCCGAGACCCATCTCATCCCCCTGGTCATCGCCGCCGGACTCGGCCGCCGGCCCCAGGTGGAGATCTTCGGCACCGACTATCCCACCCCGGACGGCACGGCCGTGCGCGACTACATCCACGTCACCGACCTGGCCGAGGCCCACATCCTGGCCGTCCAGAAGCTCCTGGACGGCGGGCCGAGCGCCACCTACAACCTCGGCACCGGCACGGGCAATTCCGTGCGCGAAGTCATCCGGGCCGTGGAAAAGGTCTCGGGCCAGCCCGTGCCCGTGGTCGAAGGCCCCCGCCGGGCCGGCGATTCCCCGGGCCTATACGCCGATTCCGGGGCGATTATCCGCGAACTCGGCTGGAAACCCCGGTACATGGACCTCGATGCCATCGTGGAAACGGCCTGGCGCTGGCACCAGTCCCATGTGCCCGGCAAAATGGTTTGCAATATCCGCACGCCCGGCTAA
- a CDS encoding late competence development ComFB family protein encodes MDYAALGLDFHSIRNRNESRVINLIPEVLAEFPDFRFTRTDIEDIYALTLNMLPARYVQAVSLVIDEPVTDETVRLMLREAIRTVRARPNI; translated from the coding sequence ATGGACTACGCCGCACTCGGCCTGGATTTTCACTCGATCCGCAACAGAAACGAGAGCCGGGTCATCAACCTGATTCCCGAGGTCCTGGCCGAGTTCCCGGATTTCCGGTTCACGCGCACCGACATCGAGGACATCTACGCCCTGACGCTCAACATGCTGCCGGCCCGCTACGTCCAGGCCGTCAGCCTCGTCATCGACGAACCCGTCACCGACGAAACCGTGCGCCTCATGCTCCGCGAAGCCATCCGCACCGTCCGCGCGCGGCCGAATATCTGA
- the ilvB gene encoding biosynthetic-type acetolactate synthase large subunit, with amino-acid sequence MSTTIRMTGARIIAASLLRHGIATVTGIPGGANLPLFDAIAETPVRIVLARHEQGAGFISQGMARVSGRPQVCLATSGPGAMNLLTAIADAKADSVPLVCITGQVPRGLIGTDAFQEVDVYGLTIPIAKHNVLVRRASDLPRVMAEAFAIAASGRPGPVVIDVPRDVQTEETAFDGWPEPARPEVQSAPHPAELARAAALLARAERPVLYCGGGAARCGAGPAVAALAEALDAPVVTTLMALGLLPPDHPRNAGMIGMHGRPAANHLLLDCDLLVAVGARFDDRATGDAKRFCPDAAVVHIDIDPAEHHKNRSAHVALAGDAGRVLEALSPLVPARPRPAWSVRRAALEREHPFVLPETADPKSPYGFLAVAAELLGPDAIVATDVGQNQMRAAQVWPCRRPGRFLTSGGLGTMGFGLPAAIGAALADPGTPVACVTGDGGLLMNVQELATAVECGLPVKILLMDNGVLGLVRQQQAFFVGGRYTASTFAARPDFPGLAAAFGLACVDLGACRDARGALAAALAAPGPALVRLPVDPDAHVYPMVPPGAANHEMILEERHAHAK; translated from the coding sequence ATGAGCACAACGATTCGGATGACCGGAGCGCGCATCATTGCCGCCAGTCTTCTCCGGCACGGCATCGCCACCGTGACCGGCATTCCGGGCGGGGCCAACCTGCCCTTGTTCGACGCCATCGCCGAGACCCCGGTGCGGATCGTCCTGGCCCGCCACGAGCAGGGGGCCGGGTTCATCAGCCAGGGCATGGCCCGGGTGTCGGGCCGGCCGCAAGTCTGCCTGGCCACCTCCGGCCCCGGGGCCATGAATCTTTTGACCGCCATCGCCGACGCCAAGGCCGATTCCGTGCCCCTGGTCTGCATCACCGGCCAGGTGCCGCGCGGGCTGATCGGCACGGACGCCTTCCAGGAGGTGGACGTCTACGGCCTCACCATCCCCATCGCCAAGCACAACGTGCTGGTGCGCCGGGCCTCCGACCTGCCGCGCGTCATGGCCGAGGCCTTTGCCATCGCGGCTTCGGGCCGGCCGGGGCCGGTGGTCATCGACGTGCCGCGCGACGTGCAGACCGAGGAGACGGCTTTTGACGGCTGGCCGGAGCCGGCCCGGCCGGAGGTCCAATCCGCGCCCCATCCGGCCGAACTGGCCCGGGCGGCCGCCCTTCTGGCCCGGGCCGAGCGGCCGGTCCTCTACTGCGGTGGCGGCGCGGCCCGGTGCGGGGCCGGGCCGGCGGTCGCCGCCCTGGCCGAGGCCCTGGACGCGCCGGTGGTGACTACGCTGATGGCCCTTGGCCTCCTGCCGCCGGACCATCCGCGTAACGCCGGCATGATCGGCATGCACGGCCGGCCGGCGGCCAACCATCTCCTTTTGGACTGCGATCTGCTGGTGGCCGTGGGCGCCCGGTTCGACGACCGGGCCACGGGCGACGCCAAGCGGTTCTGCCCGGACGCGGCCGTGGTCCATATCGACATCGACCCGGCCGAACACCACAAGAACCGGTCCGCCCACGTGGCCCTGGCCGGGGACGCCGGACGGGTGCTTGAGGCGCTTTCGCCCCTGGTCCCGGCCCGGCCGCGCCCGGCCTGGAGCGTGCGGCGGGCGGCCCTGGAGCGGGAGCATCCCTTCGTCCTGCCGGAGACGGCCGATCCCAAAAGCCCCTACGGCTTCCTGGCCGTTGCGGCCGAGCTCCTCGGGCCGGACGCCATCGTGGCCACGGACGTGGGCCAGAACCAGATGCGGGCCGCCCAGGTCTGGCCGTGCCGGCGGCCGGGGCGGTTTCTGACGTCGGGCGGGCTTGGCACCATGGGGTTCGGCCTGCCGGCGGCCATCGGCGCGGCCCTGGCCGACCCCGGCACGCCGGTCGCCTGCGTCACCGGCGACGGCGGGCTCCTCATGAACGTCCAGGAGCTGGCCACGGCCGTGGAGTGCGGCCTGCCGGTCAAGATCCTGCTCATGGACAACGGGGTGCTCGGCCTCGTCCGCCAGCAGCAGGCCTTTTTCGTCGGCGGCCGGTACACGGCCTCGACCTTTGCCGCCCGCCCGGACTTCCCGGGGCTCGCCGCCGCCTTCGGCCTGGCCTGCGTGGACCTCGGGGCCTGCCGCGACGCCCGGGGGGCCCTCGCCGCCGCCCTGGCCGCGCCGGGACCGGCCCTGGTGCGCCTGCCGGTCGATCCCGACGCCCACGTCTATCCCATGGTGCCGCCCGGCGCCGCCAACCATGAAATGATTCTGGAGGAACGCCATGCCCACGCCAAATGA
- a CDS encoding sensor histidine kinase: MNARLVPLFSAERSPRETVLRQARLFAESPAAGVLDRLPMGVAVFNGTRQIVYSNVKFRDLAGRDCPTETLVGQRLGEALACLGADLEIGGCGTSELCHSCGLARSMGESLRGRAVVGGECSLARQAGKRLETLDFNIWIWGLPHDGEIFHATILTDARPEKRLALMERIFYHDILNMVSGMQGICELMREEEEGARNAELDLLLFAAERITDIILSQRDFSLAERGDYEVATNKMGTLSLLTDITALMRRDPAARGKTLAVVPDSADAFFASDRKLVTRILVNMQKNALEATPPGGEVTAGCHLEDGFVRFWVRNPGVVPEEARPQIFRRAFSTKGAGRGLGTYGMKLFAENYLGGEVGFSSDADAGTTFFVRLPCGI, from the coding sequence ATGAACGCGCGGCTTGTTCCGTTGTTTTCGGCCGAGCGGTCTCCCAGGGAAACGGTGCTTCGGCAGGCCCGGCTTTTCGCGGAAAGTCCCGCCGCCGGGGTGCTCGACCGCCTGCCCATGGGCGTGGCCGTTTTCAACGGCACCCGTCAGATCGTCTATTCCAATGTCAAATTCCGGGATCTGGCCGGCCGGGACTGCCCGACCGAGACGCTCGTCGGCCAGCGCCTGGGCGAGGCCCTGGCCTGCCTCGGCGCGGACCTGGAGATCGGGGGCTGCGGCACGAGCGAACTGTGCCATTCGTGCGGCCTGGCCCGGTCGATGGGGGAATCCCTCCGCGGGCGGGCGGTTGTGGGCGGCGAGTGCTCCCTGGCCCGGCAGGCGGGCAAGCGGTTGGAGACACTGGATTTCAACATCTGGATCTGGGGCCTGCCCCATGATGGCGAGATTTTTCACGCCACCATCCTGACCGATGCCCGGCCCGAAAAACGCCTGGCCCTCATGGAGCGCATCTTCTACCACGACATCCTCAACATGGTGTCCGGCATGCAGGGCATCTGCGAACTGATGCGCGAGGAGGAGGAGGGGGCCAGGAACGCGGAACTCGATCTCCTCCTCTTCGCCGCCGAGCGGATCACGGACATCATCCTGTCCCAGCGCGACTTCAGCCTGGCCGAACGCGGCGACTACGAAGTCGCCACCAACAAGATGGGCACGCTGTCGCTTCTGACCGACATCACGGCGCTCATGCGCCGCGACCCGGCCGCCCGGGGCAAGACCCTGGCCGTGGTCCCGGACAGCGCGGACGCCTTTTTCGCCTCCGACCGCAAGCTGGTCACCCGCATCCTGGTCAATATGCAGAAAAACGCCCTGGAGGCCACGCCGCCCGGCGGCGAAGTCACCGCCGGCTGCCACCTGGAAGACGGCTTTGTCCGCTTCTGGGTCCGCAACCCCGGCGTGGTGCCCGAGGAGGCCAGGCCCCAGATCTTTCGCCGGGCCTTTTCCACCAAGGGGGCCGGCCGGGGGCTTGGCACCTACGGCATGAAGCTTTTCGCGGAAAACTATCTGGGCGGGGAGGTCGGGTTCTCGAGCGACGCGGACGCGGGCACGACGTTTTTCGTGCGCCTGCCCTGCGGCATCTGA